Proteins encoded within one genomic window of Acidobacteriota bacterium:
- a CDS encoding LOG family protein: MSRNDHEGPVKAYRNLDFLSSAPARTLRLLAEYLEPEARFERFNVDDTIVFFGSARARQPPDGAPPRPLDRYYEAAEELAYRLTLWSKGLHKTRRRFIVCSGGGPGIMEAANKGASRARGLSVGLGISLPFEQGINPFVSRELGFEFHYFFMRKFWFVYLARALVVFPGGFGTMDELFELLTLVQTGKASRPRRVVLFGREFWEKVIDWDLLTRWGVIDAEDLSLFRICDSVDEAESYLTGELSALYDLEDGTER, encoded by the coding sequence ATGAGCCGCAACGACCACGAGGGACCGGTCAAGGCCTACCGGAACCTGGACTTTCTCAGCAGCGCCCCCGCACGCACCCTCAGGCTGCTCGCCGAATACCTCGAGCCCGAGGCCCGCTTCGAACGCTTCAACGTGGACGACACGATCGTCTTCTTCGGCTCGGCCCGGGCCCGGCAGCCCCCGGACGGCGCCCCCCCCCGGCCCCTCGACCGCTACTACGAGGCCGCCGAAGAACTGGCCTATCGCCTGACACTGTGGTCCAAGGGACTGCACAAGACCCGTCGGCGCTTCATCGTCTGCTCGGGGGGCGGTCCGGGAATCATGGAAGCAGCCAACAAGGGTGCGTCCCGCGCTCGCGGGCTGAGCGTCGGGCTGGGTATCAGCCTGCCCTTCGAGCAGGGCATCAACCCCTTTGTTTCGAGGGAGCTGGGCTTCGAATTCCACTATTTCTTCATGCGCAAGTTCTGGTTCGTCTACCTGGCTCGAGCCCTGGTGGTCTTCCCCGGCGGATTCGGCACCATGGATGAACTCTTCGAGCTTCTCACCCTGGTGCAGACCGGCAAGGCCAGCCGCCCCCGGCGGGTCGTCCTCTTCGGGCGGGAGTTCTGGGAGAAGGTGATCGACTGGGATCTGCTCACCCGGTGGGGGGTGATCGATGCGGAGGACCTCTCCCTGTTCCGTATCTGCGACAGCGTGGACGAGGCCGAGTCCTACCTGACCGGGGAACTCTCAGCCCTCTACGACCTGGAAGACGGCACGGAGCGCTAG
- a CDS encoding outer membrane beta-barrel protein, with protein MTGRSKVWLMVILAVLGTWAAAGAQEGTGLEINAGIGYALNSRLFEVEQGTTYGLEVGYRFSPRFSLGLVYDSLSTTSDVNDFSCGPVTPAKAIPEGFVRCQGDVKMTLYGISGIFVFSGEPDFQVLGVVSAGQGKLDYTPPADPIFEIADTDISLWYEIGAGARWALGDHWSLRFLFSLRRVKPKDPNEILSTARTYVSPTLRFGYRF; from the coding sequence ATGACTGGTAGATCCAAGGTCTGGCTGATGGTCATTCTGGCGGTGCTGGGAACCTGGGCGGCGGCAGGGGCCCAGGAAGGCACCGGGCTCGAGATCAACGCGGGCATCGGCTACGCGCTGAACTCCCGCCTCTTCGAAGTCGAGCAGGGCACGACCTACGGCCTGGAGGTGGGCTACCGCTTTTCACCGCGGTTCTCCCTCGGCCTGGTCTATGACAGCCTGAGCACGACCTCCGATGTCAACGACTTCTCCTGCGGTCCCGTCACCCCCGCGAAAGCCATCCCCGAAGGCTTCGTCCGCTGTCAGGGTGATGTCAAGATGACCCTCTACGGCATATCCGGCATTTTCGTGTTTTCCGGTGAACCGGATTTCCAGGTTCTGGGGGTCGTCTCCGCCGGCCAGGGCAAACTCGACTACACGCCGCCCGCGGACCCCATCTTCGAGATCGCCGACACTGACATCTCCCTCTGGTACGAGATCGGAGCGGGCGCCCGCTGGGCCCTTGGAGACCACTGGAGCCTGCGTTTCCTGTTTTCCCTCCGGCGTGTCAAGCCGAAGGATCCCAACGAGATTCTCTCCACCGCCCGGACCTACGTCTCCCCCACCCTGCGGTTCGGGTATCGGTTCTGA
- a CDS encoding HRDC domain-containing protein has translation MNQKPATPPVAWIETTASLEALAPRWKAARRLAVDTEANGFHAYRPRTCLIQVAWEEAGGARCVLVDPLALGGRLGPLAERLEDPGQEKILHGADNDVRLLARDCDVSLRGLVDTQICARLAGFARTGLVPLAAALLDARLSKAGQRLDWARRPLDRRAMDYAASDAMLLLPLREALVSRLRAMGRWAWAEEECRLLEKVRMGPEKPVDPYQLASRLKGAGALDGQARRVLLALVAWREEQARAIDRPAHFLVEPRTLLNLARQRPRSFEALSRAGLPPQACRRWGSRLLELIRDPPPPPPRLPRPARAPRPEIPAPRLEALKALRRRKAEELGLEEGTVLPTAVLREVAREPAGSPADLLARGMRQWQVGVLGKAILALGDDLSGT, from the coding sequence GTGAACCAGAAGCCTGCCACACCACCGGTCGCGTGGATCGAGACGACGGCCTCTCTCGAGGCCCTCGCGCCGCGCTGGAAGGCCGCCCGGCGCCTGGCGGTGGATACGGAAGCCAACGGATTTCACGCCTATCGGCCCCGGACCTGCCTGATCCAGGTGGCCTGGGAGGAGGCCGGCGGGGCCCGATGCGTGCTGGTCGACCCCCTCGCTCTGGGCGGGCGCCTGGGCCCGCTGGCCGAGCGTCTCGAGGATCCCGGCCAGGAGAAGATTCTCCACGGGGCGGACAACGACGTGCGTTTGTTGGCCCGGGACTGCGATGTGAGCCTGAGAGGGCTGGTGGACACCCAGATCTGCGCCCGGCTGGCCGGCTTCGCCCGCACGGGGCTGGTGCCCCTGGCCGCCGCATTGCTGGACGCGCGGTTGAGCAAGGCCGGCCAACGGCTGGACTGGGCCCGAAGACCCCTCGACCGGCGGGCGATGGACTACGCCGCTTCCGACGCGATGCTGTTGCTTCCCCTGCGGGAAGCCCTGGTCAGCCGACTCCGGGCCATGGGACGCTGGGCATGGGCCGAGGAGGAATGCCGGCTGCTGGAGAAGGTGCGAATGGGGCCGGAGAAGCCCGTCGACCCCTACCAGCTCGCCTCGCGCTTGAAGGGGGCGGGGGCGCTCGACGGCCAGGCGCGGCGTGTCCTGCTGGCGCTGGTCGCCTGGCGCGAGGAGCAGGCCCGGGCCATCGACCGTCCGGCCCATTTCCTGGTCGAGCCCCGCACCCTGCTGAACCTGGCCCGGCAGCGCCCCCGGTCCTTCGAAGCCCTGTCCCGGGCCGGACTGCCGCCCCAGGCCTGCCGCCGCTGGGGGTCTCGCCTGCTCGAGTTGATCCGCGACCCGCCCCCTCCGCCCCCGCGCCTTCCCCGGCCCGCCCGCGCCCCGCGCCCCGAGATACCCGCCCCCAGGCTCGAGGCGCTCAAGGCGCTGCGCCGACGCAAGGCCGAAGAGCTGGGGCTCGAGGAGGGCACGGTCCTTCCCACGGCCGTCCTGCGGGAGGTCGCACGGGAGCCGGCCGGGAGCCCGGCGGATTTGCTCGCCCGCGGCATGCGGCAGTGGCAGGTGGGGGTGCTCGGGAAAGCGATCCTGGCCCTGGGGGACGACCTTTCCGGAACCTGA
- the dapA gene encoding 4-hydroxy-tetrahydrodipicolinate synthase: protein MSALHLKGVLTALITPFDDSGKVDMDAFRALVARQLDAGIHGLVPCGTTGETPTLDEDEWAALVTCCVEMADGRVPVVPGTGGHDTARSVARTRRAAALGADAALVVSPYYNKPNPRGLVGHYRAVAAVGLPVVLYNVPSRTGLNVAPELVLEIAKIEGLAAVKEASGQLSQAMSLVAARPRADFSILSGEDELTCAMTLLGGDGVISVVSNVDPAGTVAMVEAALEGDAAAARRTHYRLLKLTRALFAETNPVPAKAALAELGLCRDAVRPPLAAASEATRRLLREGLAAAGLL, encoded by the coding sequence ATGAGTGCTCTGCATCTCAAGGGCGTGCTGACCGCCCTGATCACCCCTTTCGACGATTCCGGCAAGGTCGACATGGATGCCTTCCGGGCGCTGGTCGCCCGGCAGCTCGATGCCGGCATTCACGGCCTGGTGCCCTGCGGGACTACCGGCGAGACGCCGACCCTCGACGAAGACGAGTGGGCGGCGCTGGTCACCTGCTGCGTGGAAATGGCCGACGGCCGGGTGCCCGTCGTTCCCGGCACGGGAGGCCATGACACGGCGCGCAGCGTGGCCCGCACCCGCCGCGCCGCGGCCTTGGGGGCCGATGCCGCCCTGGTGGTCTCGCCCTACTACAACAAACCCAATCCCCGGGGGCTGGTCGGCCACTACCGCGCCGTGGCCGCAGTCGGCCTGCCGGTGGTGCTCTACAACGTCCCCTCGCGCACGGGGTTGAACGTGGCTCCCGAACTGGTGCTGGAAATCGCGAAAATCGAGGGACTGGCGGCGGTCAAGGAGGCCTCCGGGCAGCTCTCCCAGGCGATGAGCCTGGTGGCGGCCCGACCGCGGGCAGATTTCTCGATCCTCTCCGGGGAAGACGAGCTGACCTGTGCCATGACCCTGCTCGGCGGCGACGGTGTGATCTCGGTGGTCTCCAACGTGGATCCCGCCGGAACGGTGGCCATGGTCGAGGCGGCTCTCGAGGGCGATGCGGCGGCGGCGCGACGGACCCACTACCGGCTGCTGAAGTTGACCCGGGCCCTCTTCGCTGAAACCAATCCCGTGCCGGCCAAGGCCGCCCTGGCGGAGTTGGGCTTGTGCCGGGACGCGGTGCGGCCGCCCCTGGCCGCGGCATCGGAGGCGACCCGA
- the dapB gene encoding 4-hydroxy-tetrahydrodipicolinate reductase: protein MKVRPLRLALVGYGKMGRAIEALAPERGHRVVARVDPTLPEGEGTSLDTLAGSCDVAFEFSSPAAGADNVGRLIRQGVPVVSGTTGWSDRLGALQAEADRRGVGFLWAPNFSLGVNLLFRLAATAARALGELGEFSPWLWEAHHDAKQDGPSGTACRIAEIVVEQTPGKTRYGPAPAEGAVDPELLPVAWIRAGSIPGEHRLGWDGPGESLEIIHRARSREIFAIGALRCAEWLVGRRGSARLEDMLDEILGNENGDPR from the coding sequence GTGAAGGTCAGGCCACTTCGCCTCGCGCTGGTGGGCTACGGAAAGATGGGACGGGCCATCGAGGCCCTGGCCCCGGAACGGGGACACCGCGTCGTGGCCCGTGTCGATCCCACGCTGCCCGAGGGCGAAGGGACGAGTCTCGATACCCTCGCCGGAAGCTGCGACGTGGCTTTCGAATTCTCCTCACCGGCGGCCGGCGCGGACAACGTGGGTCGCCTGATCCGGCAGGGTGTTCCCGTCGTCTCCGGAACCACCGGTTGGAGCGATCGGCTCGGCGCCCTGCAGGCCGAAGCCGATCGCCGCGGGGTGGGCTTTCTCTGGGCGCCGAATTTCTCCCTCGGCGTCAATCTCCTCTTTCGCCTGGCGGCCACCGCGGCGCGCGCCCTCGGAGAGCTGGGGGAGTTCTCGCCCTGGCTCTGGGAAGCGCACCATGACGCCAAGCAGGATGGCCCCTCGGGCACGGCCTGCCGCATCGCCGAGATCGTCGTCGAGCAGACTCCGGGCAAAACGCGCTACGGCCCGGCTCCGGCCGAGGGGGCCGTCGATCCCGAGCTCTTGCCGGTGGCCTGGATCCGCGCCGGCAGCATTCCGGGCGAACATCGTCTGGGCTGGGACGGCCCCGGCGAGTCGCTGGAGATCATCCACCGCGCCCGCAGCCGGGAGATCTTCGCCATCGGCGCCCTGCGCTGCGCGGAATGGCTGGTGGGCCGGCGGGGCAGCGCCCGGCTCGAAGACATGTTGGACGAAATCCTCGGAAACGAAAATGGAGACCCCCGATGA
- a CDS encoding aspartate kinase produces MIVMKFGGTSVRGAGRLQRVAAIVHDRLGERPLVVTSAMAGVTDALSSLFEMALEGERERLDAELEELRALHLAAAAALDRAADTLCRRLEGHLRELRVLLRGLRLVGTARARSRDAVLGHGELMAQELLVAALTARGCPAQFVPSTRVVVTDACFGAATPDLDGTRRQAAGEIAPLLERGVVPVLGGYVGATPGGLPTTLGRGGSDLSASLLGLALGAEAVEIWTDVDGLMTADPRRVNGARVLPRATFREAAELAGFGARVLHPASIDPALEGGVPVLIRNSLAPSRPGTRIDRQGTGRGGVRAIASRDAMAEVRLHCPGRTMEGDFLHRLLRVAAGAGAAPIQVAAGPAGVALVLPAGQAAAAEGRLAELGELQIAAPLGLVAAVGEGLATRPQLWPRWLEQARDLGMRRIVQGPFGSSLGVLLPESKVQTLIERWHALCLSCVEEEL; encoded by the coding sequence ATGATCGTGATGAAGTTCGGCGGGACCTCGGTCAGGGGAGCCGGGCGCCTGCAGAGGGTCGCCGCCATCGTTCACGACCGGCTCGGCGAACGCCCCCTGGTGGTGACCTCGGCCATGGCCGGCGTCACCGACGCGCTCTCGAGCCTGTTCGAGATGGCCCTGGAAGGCGAGCGGGAGCGGCTGGACGCCGAACTCGAAGAGTTGCGCGCGCTGCACCTGGCGGCGGCCGCCGCCCTGGACCGGGCAGCCGACACCCTGTGCCGGCGTCTCGAAGGCCACCTGCGGGAGTTGCGCGTGCTGCTGCGCGGTCTGCGCCTGGTGGGCACCGCCCGCGCCCGGTCCCGTGATGCGGTGCTCGGACACGGTGAGTTGATGGCCCAGGAACTGCTGGTCGCAGCGCTCACGGCGCGCGGCTGCCCCGCGCAGTTCGTGCCCTCGACCCGCGTCGTCGTGACCGACGCCTGCTTCGGCGCCGCCACCCCGGATCTCGACGGCACCCGGCGGCAGGCCGCCGGGGAGATCGCCCCCCTGCTCGAGCGGGGCGTGGTCCCCGTGCTCGGCGGCTACGTCGGCGCCACCCCCGGGGGGCTGCCGACCACCCTGGGTCGCGGCGGGTCGGACCTCTCGGCGTCGTTACTCGGGCTGGCCCTGGGGGCGGAAGCGGTGGAGATCTGGACCGACGTGGACGGGCTGATGACCGCCGATCCCCGGCGCGTGAACGGAGCGCGGGTCCTGCCCCGGGCCACCTTCCGGGAGGCCGCCGAACTCGCGGGCTTCGGCGCCAGGGTCTTGCACCCGGCCTCCATCGACCCGGCCCTCGAGGGGGGCGTTCCGGTGCTGATCCGCAACTCCCTGGCACCTTCGCGGCCGGGCACGCGGATCGACCGGCAGGGAACGGGGCGCGGAGGCGTCCGGGCCATCGCCTCGCGGGACGCCATGGCCGAAGTGCGGCTGCACTGCCCGGGACGCACGATGGAGGGCGACTTCCTCCACCGCCTGCTGCGGGTCGCCGCCGGTGCGGGAGCGGCGCCGATCCAGGTGGCGGCCGGCCCCGCCGGCGTGGCGCTCGTTCTCCCCGCCGGGCAGGCCGCTGCGGCCGAGGGGCGACTGGCGGAGTTGGGCGAGTTGCAGATCGCCGCCCCCCTGGGCCTGGTCGCGGCCGTGGGGGAGGGGCTGGCGACCCGCCCGCAGCTCTGGCCCCGCTGGCTCGAACAGGCCCGCGACCTCGGGATGCGGCGCATCGTGCAAGGCCCCTTCGGTTCTTCACTGGGTGTGCTCCTGCCCGAATCGAAGGTGCAGACCCTGATCGAGCGGTGGCATGCTTTGTGTCTCTCATGCGTGGAGGAAGAGCTGTGA
- a CDS encoding DUF1573 domain-containing protein: protein MHRVVSGALAVLLVVLAMASAPALAAGRLVIEEKAWNAGEVELGAVLEHDFLFTNVGDEPVKIKDVLPQCGCTVPEYPKVVAPGETAAVKLRIDTKTLHSGKNSKTTTVLTNAPGSERVILQVKMQLFTPLEFLPRPMVYLRSVKGQSKEEKVLARPHRKGMKITGVESNNPNISVRFEPAEVAAESDDGTGRLANVLLPREGDVWITVTLGPETPEGIHRAEIIVRTTDPEYPEAQIRVSAAVKSP from the coding sequence ATGCATCGGGTTGTTTCGGGCGCACTTGCAGTCTTACTGGTGGTGCTGGCGATGGCTTCCGCTCCGGCCCTGGCCGCCGGACGCCTGGTGATCGAGGAAAAGGCCTGGAACGCGGGCGAGGTCGAACTCGGCGCTGTACTCGAGCACGACTTCCTGTTCACCAACGTCGGTGACGAGCCGGTGAAGATCAAGGACGTGCTGCCCCAGTGCGGCTGCACGGTCCCCGAATATCCGAAGGTCGTCGCGCCGGGAGAGACCGCAGCGGTGAAACTGCGCATCGACACCAAGACCCTTCACAGCGGCAAGAACTCCAAGACGACCACGGTGCTGACCAACGCCCCGGGATCCGAACGGGTGATCCTGCAAGTCAAGATGCAACTCTTCACGCCCCTCGAGTTCCTGCCCCGCCCGATGGTCTACCTGCGATCGGTCAAGGGCCAGAGCAAGGAGGAGAAAGTCCTGGCACGGCCTCACCGCAAGGGCATGAAGATCACCGGCGTGGAGTCGAACAATCCCAACATCAGCGTGCGTTTCGAGCCGGCCGAGGTGGCCGCCGAGTCCGACGACGGTACGGGGCGTCTGGCCAACGTGCTGCTCCCCCGGGAAGGAGACGTCTGGATCACGGTGACGCTGGGACCCGAGACGCCGGAAGGTATTCACCGGGCGGAAATCATCGTGCGCACGACCGATCCCGAGTACCCGGAAGCGCAGATCCGCGTCAGCGCCGCCGTCAAATCGCCCTAG
- the asd gene encoding aspartate-semialdehyde dehydrogenase: MAEKEQKIPVAVLGATGLVGQRLVTLLVEHPWFEIAEVAASERSAGKPYEQAVRWRLPGPPPGRVASMTVLPAHPDHVASKVVFSALDARAAESAEALFAQAGRAVISNARTHRMAAPVPLLIPEVNPSHLALLDNPSGGRREGGFIVTNPNCSTIALTLALAPFAQHCGIEEVVVTTLQAISGAGYPGVAALDMVDNVVPWISGEEEKIQREPLKILGRLQAGRIEPAAMRISAQVHRVPVCDGHLLTVHLRPGRDLSPEQATALIAGFQGEPQRRRLPSAPARPLEIVHGRDRPQPRLDRDAGAGMSVTVGQIRRCSVLGLKMEILGHNTVRGAAGGTLLIAELLADRGLLP, translated from the coding sequence ATGGCCGAAAAAGAGCAAAAGATTCCTGTCGCCGTCCTGGGAGCGACCGGACTCGTCGGCCAGCGCCTGGTCACGCTGCTGGTCGAGCACCCGTGGTTCGAAATCGCCGAAGTCGCCGCCTCCGAGCGCAGCGCCGGCAAGCCCTACGAGCAGGCGGTGCGCTGGCGCCTGCCCGGACCGCCCCCCGGGCGCGTCGCCTCGATGACCGTGCTTCCCGCCCACCCCGACCACGTGGCCTCGAAGGTGGTGTTCTCGGCCCTCGACGCGCGGGCCGCGGAGAGCGCCGAGGCCCTCTTCGCCCAGGCGGGGCGGGCGGTGATCAGCAACGCGCGGACCCACCGCATGGCGGCTCCTGTCCCACTGCTGATCCCGGAAGTCAACCCTTCCCACCTGGCCCTGCTCGACAACCCGTCCGGCGGTCGACGGGAGGGGGGCTTCATCGTCACCAACCCCAACTGCTCGACCATCGCGCTGACCCTGGCTCTCGCCCCCTTCGCACAGCACTGCGGCATCGAAGAGGTGGTGGTCACCACCCTCCAGGCCATCTCCGGCGCCGGCTATCCGGGGGTCGCCGCCCTCGACATGGTCGACAACGTCGTCCCCTGGATCTCCGGCGAGGAAGAGAAGATCCAGCGCGAGCCGCTGAAGATCCTCGGCCGACTGCAAGCCGGGCGGATCGAGCCCGCCGCCATGCGGATCTCGGCGCAAGTCCACCGGGTTCCCGTTTGCGACGGGCACCTGCTCACGGTGCATCTGCGTCCGGGTCGGGACCTTTCGCCGGAACAGGCGACGGCGCTGATCGCCGGCTTCCAGGGCGAGCCCCAGCGTCGGCGCCTGCCCTCGGCCCCCGCGCGCCCGCTCGAAATCGTCCACGGCCGCGACCGGCCCCAACCCCGCCTCGACCGTGACGCGGGGGCGGGGATGAGCGTGACGGTGGGACAAATCCGCCGCTGCAGCGTCCTGGGCCTGAAAATGGAAATCCTCGGACACAACACCGTGCGGGGAGCGGCGGGGGGAACCCTGCTGATTGCCGAGCTTCTCGCCGACCGCGGTCTGCTGCCATGA
- a CDS encoding HD domain-containing phosphohydrolase: MSGVHHAAEAFLGALSRAYHSARLYPGRHPATRTQLRALEESARALAAVIDDDVELSLADATLHVGAAGRIKIQHPGAREWIERGIESGNRTALLRREHLGTDARTLVEALIEGRPLSPGRDPQAEAPEPPPRREARTEESPLDPALPGRLLSTWNVLREKRAYPGEEIEAIAMAVVRQRGDGLVEPALLYSARDPLEALACHALNMARLAYLAGRQRGWRGEDLSGMLNAALWCDVGMLEIPFSVWGSERKLSAAEFRLIRKHPIHGARLLLTTPDAPLLAAVVAFDHHRRPGGRGYPQVGSALDPGPAALLIQAADVYAALRTPRTFRPAVEEPEARRLMSRLRDLRLDAEAVDLLLEQTLPQGSRVVGLDAPVTVS, translated from the coding sequence TTGAGCGGCGTCCATCACGCTGCCGAGGCTTTCCTCGGAGCTCTCTCCCGCGCCTACCACAGCGCCCGCCTCTACCCGGGCCGGCATCCCGCAACCCGGACCCAGCTGCGCGCTCTCGAGGAAAGTGCCCGCGCCCTGGCCGCCGTCATCGATGACGACGTGGAACTCTCCTTGGCCGACGCCACCCTGCACGTCGGAGCGGCCGGCCGGATCAAGATCCAGCACCCCGGCGCCCGCGAGTGGATCGAGCGTGGCATCGAAAGCGGAAACCGGACGGCCCTCTTGCGACGGGAACATCTCGGCACCGACGCGCGAACCCTGGTCGAGGCGCTGATCGAGGGGAGACCGCTGAGTCCCGGGCGAGACCCTCAGGCGGAGGCACCGGAGCCGCCCCCCCGCCGGGAAGCCAGGACCGAGGAAAGCCCCCTCGACCCCGCCTTGCCCGGTCGGCTGCTTTCGACCTGGAACGTGCTGCGGGAGAAACGGGCATACCCCGGGGAAGAGATCGAAGCCATCGCCATGGCCGTCGTCAGGCAGCGGGGCGATGGCCTGGTGGAGCCGGCGCTGCTCTACAGCGCGCGGGATCCCCTCGAGGCCCTCGCCTGCCATGCCCTGAACATGGCGCGCCTGGCCTACCTCGCCGGGCGCCAGCGGGGATGGCGGGGGGAAGACCTCTCCGGCATGCTCAACGCCGCGCTGTGGTGCGATGTGGGCATGCTGGAGATTCCCTTCTCGGTGTGGGGCAGCGAGCGCAAGCTCTCCGCCGCCGAGTTCCGCCTGATCCGCAAGCACCCGATCCATGGCGCGCGCCTCCTGTTGACGACTCCGGACGCGCCGTTGCTGGCGGCGGTGGTGGCCTTCGACCATCACCGCCGGCCGGGAGGCCGCGGTTACCCGCAGGTCGGTTCCGCCCTGGATCCGGGTCCCGCAGCCCTGCTGATCCAGGCGGCCGACGTCTACGCGGCCCTCCGGACGCCCCGCACCTTCCGCCCCGCCGTGGAAGAACCGGAGGCTCGGCGGTTGATGTCCCGGCTGCGCGACCTGCGCCTGGATGCGGAGGCGGTGGACCTGCTGCTCGAGCAAACGCTGCCCCAGGGCAGTCGGGTGGTCGGGCTGGACGCGCCCGTCACTGTTTCCTGA
- a CDS encoding 3'(2'),5'-bisphosphate nucleotidase CysQ produces the protein MKRELEVALEAAMAAGREVSRIYREGFDVRQKGAEGPVTTADLRADEVIRQILGSAFPDDAQLSEERPDDPARMGRSRLWLIDPLDGTHQFVDRIGEFAVMIGLALEGRSVLGVVHLPEEQLTLAALEGAGAFVVEASGHRRFLELEPWSPALGAPRVTVSRSHAGPRTRQVLDRLQPSRVLRSGSVGRKACLVALGRADAYFSLGRRSSHWDACAPEIIVREAGGVFLQADGRPFRYNLADVRNRQGLLAARPGLASTILEAATSSFEPGVPEHRQGAP, from the coding sequence GTGAAGCGTGAACTGGAAGTCGCTCTCGAGGCGGCCATGGCAGCCGGACGCGAGGTCTCGAGGATCTATCGCGAGGGTTTCGACGTGCGTCAGAAAGGGGCGGAGGGCCCCGTGACCACCGCCGACCTGCGTGCCGACGAGGTCATCCGCCAGATTCTCGGGTCGGCCTTTCCCGACGACGCTCAACTCAGCGAGGAGCGCCCCGACGATCCGGCCCGCATGGGGCGAAGCCGGCTGTGGCTCATCGACCCCCTCGACGGCACTCACCAGTTCGTCGATCGCATCGGCGAATTCGCGGTGATGATCGGGCTGGCCCTCGAAGGACGCAGCGTGCTGGGAGTGGTCCACCTGCCGGAAGAGCAGCTCACCCTCGCCGCCCTCGAAGGGGCCGGCGCGTTCGTCGTGGAGGCATCGGGCCACCGTCGCTTCCTCGAACTCGAGCCCTGGTCGCCCGCCCTGGGGGCTCCCCGGGTGACCGTCTCCCGTTCCCACGCCGGGCCCCGGACCCGGCAGGTGCTGGACCGGCTGCAGCCATCCCGCGTGCTGCGTTCGGGATCGGTGGGGCGCAAGGCCTGCCTGGTGGCCCTGGGCCGGGCCGACGCCTACTTCTCGCTGGGACGGCGCTCGTCCCACTGGGACGCCTGCGCCCCGGAGATCATCGTCCGCGAGGCCGGCGGCGTCTTTCTGCAGGCCGACGGTCGCCCCTTTCGCTACAACCTGGCAGACGTTCGCAATCGCCAGGGCCTTCTCGCCGCGCGGCCCGGACTCGCGTCGACGATCCTCGAGGCCGCGACATCCTCTTTCGAGCCCGGCGTGCCGGAGCACCGGCAAGGAGCACCGTGA
- a CDS encoding Vms1/Ankzf1 family peptidyl-tRNA hydrolase, with translation MLGPMPTTALRETLRGLAGCPDTGPPVVSLYLDARKDDPTRRKVTQIFVRHRLKDIQDAQRRYPAHANSLAEDAAKIRDALDARLAPGRTAEGQGLVLFSSSGRGLWTRIEAPRPFANRLIIRQVPHLLQLVRMTGIFREALLCQADSRSARILEFDFGTLEGEFTISHPEIPGRHAQGGWSQTRYQRRIDWQRERHLREVAETFVQLADQRPAARLIISAPPEPLALLRAVLPRRILERNPVDIHLKPGVDLSAISQVMLWLLERLAAKDNEVRRIRIFAEATKSGTDIGVEACCRAANAGAIEELLIQDRLERLGWRCRDCGLLDPGRSPGSCPACSSKLVRCDLTARLAEKVLAEGGYVAVIDGGRLLKQAGGMIAHLRFRV, from the coding sequence ATGCTGGGTCCGATGCCGACTACGGCGTTGCGGGAAACCCTCCGGGGTCTGGCCGGCTGCCCCGACACCGGTCCGCCGGTCGTCTCGCTCTACCTCGATGCGCGCAAGGACGACCCGACTCGCCGGAAAGTGACGCAGATCTTCGTCCGCCATCGGCTGAAAGACATCCAGGACGCGCAGCGGCGCTACCCGGCCCATGCGAATTCCCTGGCCGAGGATGCAGCGAAGATCCGGGACGCGCTGGATGCGCGACTGGCACCGGGACGGACGGCTGAGGGGCAGGGACTGGTCCTGTTTTCCTCCTCCGGTCGTGGACTGTGGACCCGGATCGAGGCGCCTCGACCGTTCGCCAACCGGTTGATCATCCGGCAAGTCCCGCATCTCCTGCAGCTCGTCCGCATGACCGGCATCTTCCGCGAGGCCTTGCTCTGCCAGGCCGATTCGCGCTCGGCACGGATCCTGGAGTTCGATTTCGGCACTCTCGAGGGAGAATTCACCATCAGCCACCCGGAAATCCCCGGTCGCCATGCCCAGGGAGGATGGTCGCAGACGCGCTACCAGCGGCGCATCGACTGGCAGCGTGAGCGTCATCTCAGGGAGGTGGCCGAGACCTTCGTCCAGCTGGCCGACCAGCGACCCGCGGCTCGGCTCATCATTTCCGCCCCGCCCGAACCCCTGGCACTGCTGCGCGCCGTGCTGCCCCGGCGAATCCTCGAACGGAATCCGGTGGACATCCACCTGAAACCGGGTGTGGATCTGTCCGCGATTTCGCAGGTGATGCTGTGGCTGCTCGAGAGGCTGGCCGCCAAAGACAACGAGGTCCGGCGGATTCGCATTTTCGCGGAGGCCACAAAATCGGGCACCGACATCGGGGTCGAAGCCTGTTGCCGGGCCGCCAACGCAGGGGCGATCGAGGAGCTGCTGATACAGGACAGGCTGGAACGGCTCGGCTGGCGTTGCCGGGATTGCGGGCTGCTGGACCCGGGCCGGTCGCCGGGATCCTGCCCCGCCTGCTCATCGAAGCTGGTTCGCTGCGACCTGACGGCCAGGCTGGCCGAGAAGGTGCTGGCCGAAGGCGGCTACGTGGCCGTGATAGACGGCGGGCGTTTGCTCAAGCAGGCCGGGGGCATGATCGCCCACCTGCGCTTCCGGGTTTGA